In Deltaproteobacteria bacterium, the genomic window GGCGGTTTGCAGGCCGGACTGACCGGGGCTTGTCCTCATCCGGTTCCGTTCTTATCCATTCCGTGGAATGTCCCCCTTGCCCTTGGTAACCGTGATTTCGATCTACTCACTCATGAGGATGTCGGCGGCCCTTTCCGCGTCCTCCGCAGTGTCGAAACTGATGTATATAATGAATCTCGGACCAATGACGGCCGCGGACAAGCCATGGAGGTTGATCCCGGCCGCTGCGATCTTTTTCGTCATATTATAGGCAACGCCCGGCTTGTTATCTCCCTCAACACGCAGTGATTTAATACTGCTCGTCACGTTAAAGCCGAGGGTGGCGGCTGCGGCAACCTCGACATCCCCGCGCAGAGGGGTAACAAAGACAACGCCGGTGCCTGGTTTTTCCGGAGCCCTCCTGGCAATAATGAAGTCAAGGTCCGCGCCCGAATCCGTCAGGCCGGAGAGTATGTTCGCCAACCCTCCGGGTTCATCCTTGATGGCGGCAGCCCACACGTCCACTCGATCGACTATTACATTCATCATCTCACCCTCCTTGTTTGTGTTCTCAATGTTCTTTTTTTACCATTCCCTCCCTACTTATGGCAGCATGCCTCGTTTTATTGATCTCAGGCTGATCCTTATTTTCCCTGAACCATCTTGGTTATTTCGACCACGACTTCCGGGTTTGCCAGTGTCATGACATCGCCGACATCCGTGCCAT contains:
- a CDS encoding amino acid-binding protein; protein product: MNVIVDRVDVWAAAIKDEPGGLANILSGLTDSGADLDFIIARRAPEKPGTGVVFVTPLRGDVEVAAAATLGFNVTSSIKSLRVEGDNKPGVAYNMTKKIAAAGINLHGLSAAVIGPRFIIYISFDTAEDAERAADILMSE